From one bacterium genomic stretch:
- the secA gene encoding preprotein translocase subunit SecA has product MISLVAKKLFGTRNDRELKRIQPVVARVNELEAGVLALDDTALKSATGRFRERLDKGEPLDDLLPEAFAVVRETSRRLLKMRHFDAQIVGGVFLHEGTIAEMKTGEGKTLVATLPVYLNALTGRGVHVVTVNDYLAGRDAEWMGTIYRSLGLDVGVIQNAMGDLERQHAYGCHVTYGTNNEFGFDYLRDNMKFSLEDYVQRELHYAIVDEVDSILIDEARTPLIISGQAEDSTDKYYTIDAIIPRLKAELHYTKDEKARSVMLTEEGVERVEKLLGVENLYDPGNIEINHHVQQGLKAHGLFKRDVDYVVKDNQVIIVDEFTGRLMPGRRYSDGLHQALEAKEGVRIESENQTLASITFQNYFRMYEKLAGMTGTADTEAAEFKKTYNLDVLVIPTNMPMIRHDHPDLIYRTAREKVNAVVEEIADCHHRGQPVLVGTTSIESSELLSRMLKREGIPHHVLNAKHHEREAEIVAQAGRFGAVTIATNMAGRGTDIVLGGNPAFLARSRVKDDGSPEYQAVLGEMQKLCADERAGVLEAGGLHILATERHESRRIDNQLRGRSGRQGDPGSSRFYLSLEDDLMRIFGSERISGLMEKLGMTEGQEIENRMVTKAIENAQKRVEGHNFDIRKHLLEYDDVMNMQRKSVYEQRREILGAEDISDWIDGMAAETVAEIVTTHLDSGAHHEEWDLDGLKERFFTLFGVKVSTEGFGNVEEAESSILEEVRAIFRRKVEEFGAETFRKLEKIIFLQILDSQWKDHLYGMDQLREGIGLRGYGQRDPLSEYKIEGFSMFEDMMNRVSEDTLRTLALVQIAHNEPLPERRPQRFSMGRGPMAGGQAEGPQPVRRTVKRESPKVGRNEPCPCGSGRKYKKCCGAG; this is encoded by the coding sequence ATGATCAGCCTTGTAGCCAAAAAACTCTTCGGCACCAGGAACGACAGGGAACTCAAGAGGATCCAGCCCGTCGTGGCAAGGGTCAACGAGCTGGAAGCAGGCGTCCTGGCCCTTGACGACACGGCCCTGAAATCTGCCACAGGCCGTTTCAGGGAGCGGCTCGACAAGGGAGAGCCGCTGGATGACCTCCTGCCCGAGGCGTTCGCGGTGGTAAGGGAAACGTCGCGAAGACTGCTGAAAATGAGGCACTTCGACGCCCAGATCGTCGGTGGGGTCTTCCTCCACGAGGGAACCATCGCCGAGATGAAGACGGGTGAGGGCAAGACCCTTGTCGCGACCCTGCCCGTTTACCTCAACGCCCTTACGGGAAGGGGCGTGCACGTGGTGACGGTCAACGATTACCTTGCCGGCCGGGACGCCGAGTGGATGGGGACCATCTACCGGTCCCTCGGGCTTGATGTGGGGGTCATACAGAACGCCATGGGAGACCTGGAAAGGCAGCACGCCTACGGCTGTCATGTCACCTACGGCACCAACAACGAGTTCGGTTTCGATTACCTGAGAGACAACATGAAGTTTTCCCTGGAGGATTATGTCCAGAGGGAGCTGCACTATGCCATCGTCGACGAGGTGGACAGCATTCTCATCGACGAGGCGCGAACCCCCCTCATCATCTCGGGGCAGGCAGAGGATTCCACCGACAAGTACTACACCATCGACGCCATCATCCCCCGGCTCAAGGCGGAGCTTCACTATACGAAGGACGAAAAGGCACGAAGCGTCATGCTCACGGAAGAGGGTGTCGAACGGGTCGAAAAGCTCCTGGGTGTTGAAAACCTTTACGATCCGGGCAATATCGAGATCAACCATCACGTCCAGCAGGGGTTGAAGGCCCATGGCCTTTTCAAAAGGGACGTCGACTACGTGGTCAAGGACAATCAGGTCATCATCGTGGACGAGTTCACCGGCCGCCTCATGCCCGGCCGCCGCTACTCGGATGGGCTCCACCAGGCCCTGGAGGCCAAGGAAGGGGTCCGCATCGAGAGTGAGAACCAGACCCTGGCCTCCATCACCTTCCAGAACTACTTCCGGATGTACGAAAAGCTGGCGGGGATGACCGGCACCGCCGATACGGAAGCCGCCGAGTTCAAGAAGACCTACAACCTCGATGTGTTGGTGATCCCCACCAACATGCCCATGATCCGCCATGATCACCCCGACCTCATCTATCGGACGGCCAGGGAAAAGGTCAACGCGGTGGTAGAGGAGATCGCTGATTGCCACCACCGGGGTCAGCCGGTACTGGTGGGTACGACCTCCATCGAAAGCTCGGAGCTGCTGTCCCGGATGCTCAAGCGGGAAGGGATCCCCCATCACGTCCTCAATGCCAAACACCACGAGAGGGAAGCCGAGATCGTGGCCCAGGCGGGCAGGTTCGGAGCGGTCACCATCGCCACCAACATGGCCGGCAGGGGTACCGACATCGTGCTGGGCGGCAACCCGGCCTTCCTGGCGAGGAGCCGGGTCAAGGACGATGGATCACCCGAGTACCAGGCGGTGCTGGGGGAGATGCAGAAGCTTTGTGCCGATGAAAGGGCGGGGGTTCTCGAGGCGGGGGGGCTGCACATCCTGGCCACAGAGAGGCACGAGAGCCGCCGTATCGACAACCAGCTCCGGGGACGGTCCGGTCGTCAGGGCGATCCTGGAAGTTCGAGGTTCTACCTCAGCCTCGAGGACGACCTCATGCGGATCTTCGGATCCGAGCGTATCTCCGGTCTCATGGAGAAGCTCGGCATGACCGAGGGGCAGGAGATCGAGAACAGGATGGTGACCAAGGCCATCGAGAATGCCCAGAAGCGGGTGGAGGGACACAACTTCGATATCCGGAAGCACCTTCTCGAGTACGACGACGTCATGAACATGCAGCGCAAGTCGGTCTACGAGCAGCGCCGGGAGATCCTGGGCGCCGAGGATATCTCTGACTGGATCGACGGGATGGCAGCGGAGACAGTCGCGGAGATCGTGACGACCCATCTCGATTCGGGTGCGCACCATGAGGAGTGGGATCTCGACGGCCTGAAGGAACGGTTTTTTACCCTGTTCGGCGTAAAGGTTTCAACGGAGGGTTTCGGTAATGTGGAGGAAGCCGAGTCTTCCATCCTCGAGGAAGTCCGGGCCATCTTCAGGCGGAAGGTGGAGGAATTTGGTGCTGAAACGTTCCGAAAACTTGAAAAGATCATCTTCCTCCAGATCCTCGACAGCCAGTGGAAAGACCACCTTTACGGGATGGATCAGCTGCGGGAGGGGATCGGCCTGAGGGGGTACGGACAGAGGGACCCCCTTTCGGAGTACAAGATCGAAGGGTTCAGCATGTTCGAGGACATGATGAACAGGGTCAGCGAGGATACCTTAAGGACCCTCGCCCTGGTTCAGATAGCCCATAACGAGCCCCTTCCCGAGAGGAGGCCGCAGCGTTTCTCCATGGGTCGCGGTCCCATGGCCGGCGGTCAGGCCGAGGGGCCACAGCCGGTACGCCGGACCGTGAAGAGGGAGTCCCCCAAGGTCGGGCGCAACGAACCGTGCCCGTGCGGGTCGGGCAGGAAGTACAAGAAGTGCTGCGGAGCAGGGTAA
- a CDS encoding response regulator, whose protein sequence is MTKSLAKGHVPKVLVVDDDRFFLRQMVDILTGGGFDVEGVTGGVEALESLRDGQFDVLVTDIVMKDMSGIDLLREVRREDHLTPVICVSSVRSFDNVVDMIRNGASDFLSKPFDPGQLVSTVKSAFADYEVALEKEQIVARSDKWSRELLTLRQLGEASSKEMLQSLFKRTIEAVSDTLQVETASLMLMEGDHLRLVEALGLPEEVIGKATVPLGKGISGYVAETGKPLLINDINKHEKFRPSKFKAQYSTQSALCVPLSRGERVLGVLNANNKISGEAFTGSDRDLLVTMASQVAMSIDNARLFAGLEEKAEALERAHEELVRLDKDKTELILNISHELKTPLTSIIGFASLIPTLELTGETESLMQFLGFLENSASHLNYLVERILELFRLEAGRVPTQLEASAVAPGVGAALQKLTSMLGGRRTVMDMSGLEDVLFLRDSRLFTRAMELVLENAVKFSGTETSIEIGGRWHEVCPEVPRYALGNDPLKVPTGMAGWVQLTVRDHGKGMREKDIPLIFEKFKQLGDIMTEKPEGIGLGLSIARAIMERHYGSLWADLAPEGGTRLHFLFAGVRKMTS, encoded by the coding sequence ATGACAAAGAGTTTAGCGAAAGGACATGTCCCGAAGGTCCTGGTCGTGGACGACGACAGGTTCTTCCTGCGCCAGATGGTGGACATCCTCACAGGGGGCGGGTTCGATGTCGAGGGGGTCACCGGCGGTGTGGAGGCCCTCGAAAGCCTCCGGGATGGGCAGTTCGATGTCCTCGTTACCGACATCGTGATGAAGGACATGTCCGGGATCGACCTGCTCCGCGAGGTGCGCAGGGAAGACCACCTCACCCCTGTGATCTGTGTCAGCAGTGTGCGTTCATTCGACAACGTTGTGGATATGATCCGCAACGGGGCATCCGATTTCCTTTCCAAGCCCTTCGATCCAGGTCAGCTCGTTTCCACCGTGAAGAGTGCCTTCGCCGACTACGAGGTCGCCCTCGAAAAGGAACAGATCGTCGCACGTTCCGACAAGTGGAGCAGGGAACTCCTGACACTCCGGCAGCTGGGAGAGGCATCCAGCAAGGAGATGCTCCAGTCCCTGTTCAAACGCACCATAGAGGCGGTGTCAGACACGCTCCAGGTGGAGACAGCCTCCCTTATGCTCATGGAAGGAGATCACCTCCGGCTGGTGGAGGCCCTGGGCCTTCCCGAGGAGGTCATCGGAAAGGCCACCGTTCCCCTCGGCAAAGGGATATCGGGGTACGTGGCCGAGACTGGGAAACCGCTTCTCATCAACGACATCAACAAGCACGAGAAGTTCAGGCCGTCGAAGTTCAAGGCCCAGTACTCGACCCAGTCGGCCCTTTGTGTGCCCCTTTCGAGGGGGGAGCGTGTTCTCGGGGTCCTCAACGCCAACAACAAGATCAGCGGAGAGGCGTTCACCGGGTCGGACAGGGACCTGCTGGTGACCATGGCGTCCCAGGTGGCCATGTCCATAGACAACGCACGGCTCTTCGCGGGGCTCGAGGAAAAGGCCGAGGCATTGGAACGGGCTCACGAGGAACTCGTACGCCTCGACAAGGACAAGACCGAACTGATCCTCAATATTTCCCATGAGCTCAAGACCCCCCTCACCTCCATCATCGGTTTCGCCAGCCTGATACCGACCCTGGAACTGACCGGGGAAACGGAAAGCCTCATGCAGTTCCTGGGGTTCCTGGAAAATTCCGCTTCCCATCTGAACTACCTCGTGGAAAGGATCCTGGAGCTTTTCAGGCTGGAGGCGGGCAGGGTGCCGACACAGCTGGAGGCATCCGCTGTGGCGCCCGGTGTCGGCGCCGCCCTGCAGAAACTCACCAGTATGCTTGGCGGCCGCAGGACGGTCATGGACATGAGCGGTCTGGAGGATGTGCTGTTCCTTCGCGACAGCAGGCTGTTCACCAGGGCCATGGAACTGGTCCTGGAGAACGCGGTGAAGTTCTCCGGGACAGAGACTTCCATTGAGATCGGGGGCCGGTGGCATGAGGTATGTCCGGAGGTCCCGCGGTATGCATTGGGGAATGATCCCCTGAAGGTTCCGACAGGCATGGCAGGGTGGGTCCAGCTCACGGTGCGTGATCACGGCAAAGGTATGAGAGAAAAGGACATCCCCCTCATTTTCGAGAAGTTCAAACAGCTGGGGGATATCATGACCGAAAAGCCGGAGGGGATCGGCCTGGGGCTTTCCATCGCCCGGGCGATCATGGAAAGGCACTATGGATCCCTCTGGGCCGATCTGGCCCCGGAAGGGGGAACGAGGCTTCACTTCCTCTTCGCGGGCGTAAGGAAGATGACCTCGTAA